The genomic interval GACAACTTTCTTAGTTATTTCAATGATGTTTGCCCCATTAGATTTGATGTGGCATGGGTTCCAATATCCGGTTTGGTATCCATACCGTTTCTCTTTTGTTTTCTGTTTCTGGTTATTGTGGTTATGTGCTGCAACTTGGCATCCCAACTTCCGAATCAGTCTGAAGCAAAGCGTCAGCCTATTCATTGTGGCTGTCGTTGCATGGCTTTGGTTGGCCGCACGTTATGAAGATCTAAATTTCTTAAGTTTGTCACAACTTACGGTTGGAATTGTATTCTTCTTACTATTTTTACTTTGCTTAACACTTCCATACAAACAAATTTATTGGGGTGTATTAGTGAGTATCTTGGTCTTAATCGAAATGAGTTCAAGTACCATTTTAACTTTGAACAATTTCTCTTACTTATCAAATTCAGAGTATCAAACGAGCATTAAAAATCTCAATACAATCACCGCGAATCTGCCTCAAGATAAGCAAGACTTCTATCGCGTTACACAAAGTTTCCACCGTACTAAGGGTGATCCTTTGCAAGGACACTATTATGGTGGTTCCACTTTCTCATCTGGCCTTGAGCACCAACAAAGTGATTTCATGGCTACGATTGGTCAACCTGAAGGTGATAACTATATCAACTATACCAATGGTACATTGGTCACTGATAGTTGGCTAAGCATGCGTTACTTAATGCAGAGCAATGGCTTGCAACAAAGTACTCCGGGAACCCCTGCGGCGGATCAAGTATTCCCACGTTATGATACCAACGGAATCTATGACCTCTATGCCGCCAATCCACTAACCCTGTTGTCGGAAAACCCATATAGCTTACCCTTAGGGTTTATGGCCAACGATCAATTGCACGCTATTCAACTACAACCGAATACCCCGTTGCTAAATCAAAACACACTTTGGTCTGCTGCGACTAATCAAAAGAAACCTTTATTTACTAAAGCTGATTTTTCTAGCGCTATCAGTCGTAACACTTCAACACCAACGCAAGTGACCAATGCAAGTTTCACAAAGAAAGATCATAAGAAACCAGCCAGTCTTGAATTAAGCTTTGTTGCAACGTCAAATGATCCCTATTACCTAACACTAGGTAATAGTGTTACCGCCGATGCTACAACCATCACACTTAATGGTCGTGAGTTAGGACGGATTCCAAGTCATCGTCATACGATTGTCTTACCCCTAACTGCTGGTAAAGTAGGTAAAGTTCAAACCATTAAATTTGATTTCCATGAAGATGACCTTTGGCTACAAAATGTGGCATTGTACCGCTTGAACATGGCTCCTTTCAAAGCCGGCATCAAAGAACTTAAGCAGCAAGAATTAAAGTTGTCACACTTCTCTGATACACATATCACCGGTACAATCACCGCGACGTCAGATCAACGATATCTAACAACAAGTATTCCAAATAGCAAAGGTTGGCATGTTTACGTTGATGGCAAACCCGCTGAAATTGAACCAACGCTTGATTTCTTTATTGGTCTTTCATTAACACCAGGTGAACATGAAATCATGTTCACTTATCGCCCACCTTGGCTAATAATTGGTGCAATTATCTCCGCATTGGCTCTGTCAGTGGGAGTAACCGCATTCATTTTTCAACGCCGTAATCAAAAAAACTAACTTTACAGACTTGAAACAACATGATAACCTAGCATTTGAAACCATACGAGTTATGAGTAAAATTTATTTATAGGGACAAGGACATACGCATGAGCGCAGAAAAAGAATATCCAATGACGGCCGACGGCCAACAAAAACTTGAAGATGAACTAAACACGTTGATTATGGAAACACGTGCCGAAATTACTGGCCGTATCCAAAACGCCCGAAGCTTTGGAGATCTTTCTGAAAACTCAGAATACCAATCAGCTAAGGATGAACAAGCCTTCGTTGAAGGACGTATCAAGACATTGCAACACATGCTTGATAACGCTGTTATCATCGACTCATCTGAAGTTGCTTCAGATGAAGTGTCTGTTGGTAAGATTGTCACGTTCAAGGAACTTCCTGACGAAGAACCAGAAACATACAGCATCGTTGGTGCCGTTGAAGCTGATCCTCTAGAAGGTAAGATTTCAAACGAATCACCAATCGCTAAGGCTTTGCTTGGACACGTTATCGGTGACCAAGTTGAAGTACCACTTCCTAACGGAATTGTGATTACTGTTGAAATCTTGGCAGTCGAAGCTGCTTAATTAAAAAGACCACTACTGATGTAGTGGTCTTTTTTGTATCTTCAAGGATCCTCATATCTTTGCACTTATGTTGTATCTCCTCCACCAATGCAACTATCCGGAAAGAGCTGAATTAAAGCCAACAAAAAAGGACTGTGAAACTCACAGTCCTTTTCTTTGTTTATACAATTTATTCAGGCTTATCTAGTAATCCGATTTGATCGTTATCAGCTTGAACTGAGTCAGTCAAACCAAGATGCGCATCGTAATCGTGTGAATAGTAAATTTTACCATCCTTCAAGTTAGCCACGAAATACAAGTAATCTTGTTCACGATCCTTAGGGTTCAATACAGCCAAGACTGCATTCACACTAGGGTTGTTCATTGGACCAGGTCCAAAGCCAGCGTGTACATAATTATTGTATGGATCTTCGTTTTGAACATCCTTAATACTCAAGTTAGCACGCTTTGTCTTCAACGCATACTTCGTTGAGACGTCAGATTGCAATGGCATATCAATGTCCAAACGGTTCAAGAAGACCCCTGCAATCTTACCACGACTTTCCTTATCAACTCCTTCACGTTCAACAAGTGACGCAAGTGTCAAAACTTCGTGGATAGTCATCTTAGAATCCTTGATTTCCTTAAAGTAAGGCTTCAAAGCGATGTATTCTTGACGCACCATCATCGTTACCAAGTCTTCAACGGTTTCTGCATCTTGCCAGTTATATGTGGCTGGGTATAGGTACCCTTCCAACAAGTAACGGACACCCTTTGCCTTAGCCGCTGAATCAAGCAAACCAGGATAATCTGCCTTCAAAGCATCAAACAACTTCTTGTCGTTAACTGCCTTCAAGAAACTCTTTTCACTAAAATTAGTCTTTTCACCGACTTGCTTAGCGATGTCATCAATGATTTCACCTTCACGAACAAGAATAACATTCTTGTTATTTGAAGGAACCGCTGATCCCCCAAGACGTAACGCTAACACAATGTCTTCAACCGGCATAGCAGGTGAAAGTTGGTAGTAGCCTGCCTTCAAATCTGTATAATTTTCAGTACTTACGAAATTAACAAAGGCGCGTTGTGAGCGCAATACACCGGCTTCGCTCAAGGCTGACGCCATTTGCTTTGGTGATGAACCTTCCTTAATACGTACTTCACGCGCCTTATCATCCTTTGTGTTCAGCGCAGAGTAGTCTTGTTTATCGTTTTGAATGTAGGTCACTGTAATTCCTCCAACAACAACAATCACCGTCATCGCTAGTAAGAACTTCACCCAACCTGGTAGTTTGGATAAAAACTTAATCATTAAATTCACTCCTCATGTATACGTAACACACGTTTTTTATGTGACTCTTATCCCGAATTCTATCGAATTTCAGCAGAAAAGGCAACATTTAATGCCTGTGTGATCTTTTCGATCGCTGCGTTAATGTCTTCGTCAACTAGTGTGTGCGCTGCATTTTCAAAGCGTAGTGAGTAGGCAACTGACTTCTTGTCTTCAGTCACATTGCTTCCAGTGTAAACGTCAAAGACTGTAACTGTCTTCAAATCTTCCCCACCGTTTTCACGAATGATGGCCATCAAATCAGCTGATGCGACATCACGATCAACCAAAATTGCCAAGTCACGTGAAATGGCTGGGAAACGTGACACAACTTCATAGTTTGTACCAGCAATGTGTAGGTCGGCAATCTTATCCATGTCAATTTCAAAGGCAACTGTTTGGTTAATCTTGTATGCCTTAGCAGTCAATGGATGTACTTCACCAATAAATCCAACAACTTCGTCATTAATGATGATATCGGCTGTACGACCTGGGTGCATTTCTGGACGTTCTGCATTTGGTACAAAACGTGCTTCCATTCCCCAGTTAGTCAACAATTGTTCAACAATTCCCTTCAAAGTGAAGAAGTCAGCAACTTCTGCTCCTTGATCCCAGTTACGGGCACGAAAATTACCTGACAAGACACCTGCTAGGTGTTCAGTTTCAAGTGGTTGTTGGTCATCCCCTTGTGCAGCGAAGACACGCCCTTGTTCGTACAAAGCCAAATCGCTTTGGTTACGAGCCGTGTTGTAAGCAACATCATCCAACAAGCTTGTCAACAAGCTACCACGCGTTGCGCGACGGTCTTGTGACATTGGGTAGCTCAATTCAACTGGTGTGCTATCAGTAATTGTAAATTGCGTTGCCTTTTCAGGTGTTGTCAAAACGTATGAGATGGCTTGGTTCAATCCCAATCCTTCTAGATCATGACGTGTTGCACGCAATAGGCTTTGCTTAGGTGTTAGTTGCCCTGGTGTTGTTTCTCCAGTTGGCAAAGTTGCAGGTAGGTTATCGTAACCGTACATACGAGCAACTTCTTCAATCAAGTCAGCAGGAATTGTGATATCCCAACGACGTGCAGGGACTGA from Weissella ceti carries:
- the mltG gene encoding endolytic transglycosylase MltG; its protein translation is MIKFLSKLPGWVKFLLAMTVIVVVGGITVTYIQNDKQDYSALNTKDDKAREVRIKEGSSPKQMASALSEAGVLRSQRAFVNFVSTENYTDLKAGYYQLSPAMPVEDIVLALRLGGSAVPSNNKNVILVREGEIIDDIAKQVGEKTNFSEKSFLKAVNDKKLFDALKADYPGLLDSAAKAKGVRYLLEGYLYPATYNWQDAETVEDLVTMMVRQEYIALKPYFKEIKDSKMTIHEVLTLASLVEREGVDKESRGKIAGVFLNRLDIDMPLQSDVSTKYALKTKRANLSIKDVQNEDPYNNYVHAGFGPGPMNNPSVNAVLAVLNPKDREQDYLYFVANLKDGKIYYSHDYDAHLGLTDSVQADNDQIGLLDKPE
- the greA gene encoding transcription elongation factor GreA; this translates as MSAEKEYPMTADGQQKLEDELNTLIMETRAEITGRIQNARSFGDLSENSEYQSAKDEQAFVEGRIKTLQHMLDNAVIIDSSEVASDEVSVGKIVTFKELPDEEPETYSIVGAVEADPLEGKISNESPIAKALLGHVIGDQVEVPLPNGIVITVEILAVEAA
- a CDS encoding YfhO family protein; this translates as MASLNPMRWQHKTRLLWLSFMLPAVFMTLYFAYRQMAPFGDNTILTVDLGQQYIDFFEAFRTAIIHDPSQLFFNFSKGLGGEMYGDWAYYLLSPTNIILLFFPNTYLPAGILWLTVIKYGLASLSFGYALYKLNWQRNYAVPIFGFAYSQCGWFVANQLNVIWLDAAILLPLIILGIEYLFDHRPGWFYVITLTMCIICNYYMAYMVGLFVVCYVFWRLFVYQLSWNQRFRLVRQFTAYTLIAIGVSAIVWLPTAYTLLGSKGQYMLQNLTWTFQYMPPDILAKFFGGTFNFDQMPSGLPNIFVGSIPLITFWACLITRKIRWQTKVATVIVTTFLVISMMFAPLDLMWHGFQYPVWYPYRFSFVFCFWLLWLCAATWHPNFRISLKQSVSLFIVAVVAWLWLAARYEDLNFLSLSQLTVGIVFFLLFLLCLTLPYKQIYWGVLVSILVLIEMSSSTILTLNNFSYLSNSEYQTSIKNLNTITANLPQDKQDFYRVTQSFHRTKGDPLQGHYYGGSTFSSGLEHQQSDFMATIGQPEGDNYINYTNGTLVTDSWLSMRYLMQSNGLQQSTPGTPAADQVFPRYDTNGIYDLYAANPLTLLSENPYSLPLGFMANDQLHAIQLQPNTPLLNQNTLWSAATNQKKPLFTKADFSSAISRNTSTPTQVTNASFTKKDHKKPASLELSFVATSNDPYYLTLGNSVTADATTITLNGRELGRIPSHRHTIVLPLTAGKVGKVQTIKFDFHEDDLWLQNVALYRLNMAPFKAGIKELKQQELKLSHFSDTHITGTITATSDQRYLTTSIPNSKGWHVYVDGKPAEIEPTLDFFIGLSLTPGEHEIMFTYRPPWLIIGAIISALALSVGVTAFIFQRRNQKN